CAGCACCCCGAACGAGTAACTTCCCGGCAACGCAAACAATTATCCCAACTAGATTTTCGATGGTCTGAAGACTTACAAGCCCGACGAGACGCTCGTTGGATGGAACAGTACCGCAAGCTAGTGGCCTTTCGGCGGAAGCAGGGACACACCCGCTTGCCTATCACCCACCCCGATCAGAAGCTAGCCCGCTGGGTGGCCAAGCAACGCAGGAACGAGCACAAACTATCGCAAGAGCGAAAGAACCTACTCAACCAAGTAGGCTTCACCTGGCGAAGTACCTATCGGCAGGTGCGCCAGCAACAGTGGGACGAAAAGGTGGCCCAGCTGCAAGACTTTCACCAGCGGTACGGCCACTGCCGGGTACCCTACGATTGGCCGGAAGACAAGTCCTTAGCGCGTTGGGTCTCCCACTTGCGACGGCGTAAAGCGAAGCTGACCGAAGAGCAAATAACTCAGTTAGATGCCTTAGCTTTTGTCTGGGATGCCAAGGTCTATACCTTTCAGAAGCCCCCAATGGGTAAAACATCGGATACGGGCCAATAGTCAGCACCGGTAGTAGTACGAACCTTCGCTACTTTGGATAAGAAGATTAGCGGTTCAATAGATGGGTGACTAACAAGAGTTTAGCCCAATTACTTGCCCGAATGATCCCTTTGATGATGCAAATGTAGTTGATAGGCCGATGTGACAAACAAAAGAGTTCGTCATAAAGCTCACACATTGAGCTAAGCGAGTATAAGCCACTTCCTTTTGGTCGCCACCGCACCGCGAAGGCCTCGCCGCGAAGGTCGCGCTGGGCTGAGCTATCAACTGTGGGGGAAGCATATCAAATGTTTCACCCGGCAAAAAACGTTGCCCTAACTCAATGCTCCCATGTCTATCTTACCAAAATCTTTGTTTAACCAAGTAGCGGAAATCACCCTTCACTACCAAAGTACCGTAAAACCTTCGCAACGGCCTAAAGTTACCTGCTCGAGCGATGCTTACACCATTTTTATAAACCACTGGAACCCGCACCAGTTGGAATTACAGGAAGAATTCAAAGTCATGCTACTTAACCGGGCCCATAAAGTATTAGGTATTGTCAACATCTCTCTGGGCGGAATCGCCGGAACCATCGCTGACCCTAAGCTAATTTACGCGGCTGCACTGAAAGCAGGATCGTCCTCCATCATAGCAGCCCACTCCCATCCATCCGGAAATTTGACTCCCAGCCGGGCTGACCTATCGCTAACCCAAAAGCTTAAAGAGGCTGGAGAATTCTTGGACTTACCGATGCAGGATCATTTAATTGTTACCGCTGAGGGCTACTACTCATTTGAGGACCAAGGAGTGCTCTGAAGCACTCTTTTCTATCATGGTTTGGCTTCCCTTTTTCGTGATTTGGTTCACCTACCATCCGTCGGCTTAGTTAACAAGTCACCCGCTGACACGTCTAGTGCATCCGCTATCCGACAGACGTACACAATCGTTGCCGTACTGGTGGCCGCCTCGTACCGTTTAATTTGCCGTAAATCCAGTCCTACCACTACGGCTAAATCCAGCTGGGTAAGTCCTTTCTGGGTACGGTATCGGCGAAGGTTTTCAGCAAACGTGTGTAGTATCGCTTCTTTATCACGAGAATCACTCATAAAAAGGAAGAAATACTTTTGCATCAATCAAAGGGTGACATATATTGCACTTATGGATATTTCTGAACGAACGCTGTTGCAGCAGTATGTAATGCATGTTACAAAGCAGTGTAGAGTAAGGGATGTATCCTTACCCCGATCACTAAAGCGGGTGCAACGATACCTTACTGACTTCCATGGATCAGTTGGTGTCCCTTCCGATAATCTATCGAACCCTATTGATCGCTATCCATTCCTGGCAGCACTAAAAAAGAGCGTTGTTGTTTACTGGCGAATGGAAGCGGATGTACATATTGAACCACCTGATTTTCTGATAGACGTTATTGATTATATAGAACGCATCTCGCCGTACTGGTTCAGTTACCAACAAGGACAGTGGCTAGAGTAACCCGCCCACCCTTCAACGGAGAGCCGAAAAGGTCAATAAATCCTTTGCCACCAAAGCCCGTCATCGTTTTCGCACCCAGTCCACCGCCCCACCCTAACGCTGACTCGCTTTCGCGGCCGCACCACCGAAAGTGGGTGATGACCGAAGCACATTGACTCATTCAGGAAGCATTCATCACCTACCCTCGTTTTTTGCCCTACCTGTTTACTAGGGTGTTTCAGCTAATCAATGGATCCCGTATAAAAACCGCCAAACAATAGGACAAAATACGATAGATGTAGTACATTGCTAGAAAAATATACGTAGTTATGCCTGACCCTACGAAAGACGTACATCAAAAATTCGCCGAAGTCTTAGAAGCCTTGGGTACGAACGCTTATCAGCTCAGCAAACAGGTGGGCCTGAATAGCCCCGATAAGTACTACAAAATAGAAAAAGGTCAGGTTAAGCCTAGCTACGATACCATTGCTGAAATAGTAGCTCTTTACCCCCAAGTAAACGTCAACTATTACTTTAAGGATGGTGTGCCCATGCTGGAAGAACCAATGACTTCACAAAAGGCAACACCCCGGAAACTGCCCGAGGTAGCAGCATTACGCATCAAGCACCTAGAACAACGGGTAGCCATGCTAGAAGCCCAAAACCAGGAACTCACCGCTCAATTACTCAGATAGTAGCCTAGCCACTAGACTGCCTATAATCTGCTTAGTCCGTCAGACGGCTAGACCGGTCTATCGAGATTACGCGGTAACCGCCCGCACAGTCCACCGATTTGGGCCCACCATCTTCTCTATCCTTCAAGTTAACCCGCCGATCTACGCACGAGCCCAATCTCAAACCCTCAAGGGAAGATACACTGCTTCGTTCACTCAGCACCCTTGACCGTTTGTATCGGCGGGTGACGGTGCTATTGTGGGGGAAGGCTAGCAGCGATGGCGGGCCCTCATGCCGTCGTTTCTCTTTTTTGTGGGGGGAAGATTAACTGCGATGCAAGGGGAATGCCAAAACTATCTATAATACGTATTTATTTATTATAATTTACTAAAATTTGACTGCTATTTACTTTGAATAATGCAATTATATATACCTAATAGAGCGAATTTTCTTTATTTTATACTATATATTTATTTAATTTTAGTTGTATATCAGGAGTATTATAAGTATATTTATAGTATAGTTCAGATGGATAGCGCGCGCGCCGAACGAACACAGTTTTTACCTCTAAATTTTTAACAATCATGGCACGAACAAAAAAAGAATCCGTTACCAATGAAATTACGATGAACCCTACGGATACTACGGTATTGATAGACCGCCCCGTTAACTTTTTTGAGCAGGGACACGAAATACCTGAGAAGCGTAACCAGTTTATGAAGTTCGCCCCCGGCAAGAACCGCCTCCGTTTTGTGGGCAACCCCGTCTCGGGTTTTGTCTTCTTTGGCAAGATTGAACGGGAAGACGGCAGCGAAACCATTAGGCCTTTTCGCCGGACAGAAAGCGAAGGCGAATTCTCTTTGGAGGAAATGATTAACCGCGATGCCCGGATAGGCAAAGACGGTGAACTAGAAAAGCAAAAATACTTTGTGGCGGGACTAGTCTACAACTACCAGAAGGCAAAGCTACAAATACTGGAAATTACCCAAAAGTCTATTCTGAAAGCGTTGAAAAGCTACGTGGATAGCGAGGAATACGGTCATCCCGCAGGGTATGATCTGACCATTAATAAGCAAGGGGACGGCTTGAATACTGACTATTCGGTGGTTGCCAGTCCACCCAAGCCCCTATCCAATGAGATTGAAACGCTGGTCGGTGAGACTTCTTGCGATCTGGATAAGCTCTTCGCTGGGGAGTATCCGCTT
This region of Tunicatimonas pelagia genomic DNA includes:
- a CDS encoding helix-turn-helix domain-containing protein yields the protein MPDPTKDVHQKFAEVLEALGTNAYQLSKQVGLNSPDKYYKIEKGQVKPSYDTIAEIVALYPQVNVNYYFKDGVPMLEEPMTSQKATPRKLPEVAALRIKHLEQRVAMLEAQNQELTAQLLR
- a CDS encoding helix-turn-helix domain-containing protein, with the translated sequence MSDSRDKEAILHTFAENLRRYRTQKGLTQLDLAVVVGLDLRQIKRYEAATSTATIVYVCRIADALDVSAGDLLTKPTDGR
- a CDS encoding JAB domain-containing protein, with the protein product MSILPKSLFNQVAEITLHYQSTVKPSQRPKVTCSSDAYTIFINHWNPHQLELQEEFKVMLLNRAHKVLGIVNISLGGIAGTIADPKLIYAAALKAGSSSIIAAHSHPSGNLTPSRADLSLTQKLKEAGEFLDLPMQDHLIVTAEGYYSFEDQGVL